A DNA window from Desulfofalx alkaliphila DSM 12257 contains the following coding sequences:
- the rlmD gene encoding 23S rRNA (uracil(1939)-C(5))-methyltransferase RlmD: MNKEVYIEITGLTHQGEGIGRLPNGQAVFVPGTVPGEKVLVKVNRSKKKFARASLVQVVESAAQRCRPKCSGVHHGCGGCVLQHIDYQAQLHHKTQLVTDSLTRIGKLEGVKVHPTIGMKHPWHYRNKVHFQVQQVDDKLAIGYYEQGSHNFLPLSSNNCLLLDENLNDIAGTLEQLLNKYNLSAYHWWKKQGLVRHLVLRRAIYTGEIMVVVVTTGDRWDSQGQFAEELRSKHTNVVSVVRTINNSSNRLAMGEENIVMAGKKTITERLGPLEFDISANSFFQVNPQQTMVLYQEVLKYAALTGQEKLLDAYCGIGTIALYLAGSAKEVTGIEVVPQAVANARQNARRNGINNVEFFQGEVERLLPLMSSEGYRPEVVVLDPPRKGCDKQALEAVIQMAPAKIIYVSCDPGTLARDLAYLVEEGSYRVIEVQPVDMFPQTRHVETICLMSRK; encoded by the coding sequence TCAAGGTTAATCGGAGCAAAAAGAAATTTGCCAGGGCCAGCCTGGTGCAGGTTGTTGAGTCAGCAGCACAGCGTTGCCGGCCCAAGTGCAGTGGTGTGCACCATGGCTGCGGCGGGTGTGTCCTACAGCATATCGACTACCAGGCTCAACTGCACCATAAAACCCAACTGGTAACAGACAGCTTAACCCGCATTGGTAAGCTGGAGGGGGTAAAGGTACATCCCACCATAGGCATGAAACACCCCTGGCACTACCGCAACAAAGTTCATTTTCAAGTGCAGCAGGTGGATGATAAATTGGCCATAGGATATTATGAGCAGGGCAGCCATAATTTTTTACCCTTATCTTCAAATAATTGTCTGCTCTTGGACGAGAACTTGAATGATATCGCAGGCACCCTTGAGCAATTGCTAAATAAATATAACCTATCGGCCTATCACTGGTGGAAAAAACAGGGTTTAGTGCGACATCTGGTGTTGCGTAGGGCAATATACACAGGCGAAATCATGGTGGTGGTTGTCACCACCGGTGATCGCTGGGACAGCCAGGGGCAATTTGCTGAGGAATTAAGGTCCAAGCATACCAATGTAGTTTCAGTGGTGCGCACTATAAATAACTCAAGCAATAGGCTGGCAATGGGTGAAGAAAACATAGTCATGGCAGGCAAAAAAACAATCACCGAACGGTTAGGCCCGTTGGAATTCGATATATCCGCCAACTCGTTTTTTCAGGTAAACCCCCAACAGACAATGGTGTTATACCAAGAGGTATTAAAATATGCGGCCTTAACCGGACAAGAAAAGCTGCTGGATGCTTACTGCGGCATCGGCACCATAGCATTATACTTGGCCGGCAGTGCAAAAGAGGTTACAGGCATAGAAGTGGTGCCCCAAGCGGTGGCTAATGCCAGGCAAAATGCCCGGCGTAACGGAATAAATAACGTAGAATTCTTCCAAGGAGAGGTGGAAAGATTACTGCCCTTGATGAGCAGCGAAGGCTATCGTCCGGAAGTGGTGGTGCTGGACCCACCCCGCAAAGGTTGTGATAAACAAGCATTAGAAGCAGTGATACAAATGGCACCGGCCAAAATAATATACGTATCCTGTGACCCGGGCACACTGGCCAGAGACCTGGCTTACCTGGTGGAAGAGGGTAGTTATAGGGTAATAGAAGTACAGCCGGTGGACATGTTTCCCCAAACGAGGCATGTTGAGACCATTTGCTTGATGTCTAGAAAATAA